The Bacteroidota bacterium DNA window GTGCATTTGCTAATGCTTCTATTTTAGCATTAGGTATTATGCCATACATTTCTGCATCTATTGTAGTGCAGTTGATGGGAATGGCAGTACCTTATCTTGCTAAACTTCAAAAAGAAGGAGAAAGTGGAAGAAAGAAAATCAACCAGATTACTAGATGGTTAACCATCGGAATTACATTGGTACAAGCACCGGGTTATATAACTAACTTAAAAGCACAACTTCCTCCGCAGGCATTTTTGCTTAACGATGGTTTGTTTTGGTTTTCCGGGATTGTAATTTTAGTAGCCGGTACTGTGTTTACAATGTGGCTAGGTGAAAAGATTACAGATAAAGGTATCGGGAATGGTATATCGCTGATCATTATGGTTGGTATTATGGCTCGTTTCCCACAATCAATTGCTCAGGAATTTGTTGATAAAGTTGAAGCAGCAGGTGGAGGATTAGTAATCCTTTTAGTTGAAGCAGTTTTTTGGATGTTAGTAATTCTGGTTTCTATACTACTAGTTCAGGGTACTAGAAGAATACCGGTTCAGTATGCTAGAAGATCGGTAGCAAGTTCATCAAAGTTTAATATGGGAGGTGCTGTTGGCGCACGCCAATATATCCCATTAAAAGTAAACGCGGCTGGGGTTATGCCAATTATCTTTGCTCAAGCAATTATGTTTATTCCGGTAAGCTTATTTGGATTGGTGCAAAGTGATTCAATGCAGGGAATGGTGGCTATATTCTCTAACATTAACGGATTATGGTATAATCTTGTTTTCGGTTTATTAATCGTACTGTTTACTTATTTTTATACAGCAATCACTGTGCCGACTAATCAAATGGCAGATGACATCAAGAGAAACGGTGGTTTTGTTCCGGGAATTAAACCTGGAAAAGATACTTCAGATTACCTGGATACAATTATGTCACGTATCACACTTCCAGGTTCTCTATTTTTAGCATTAATTGCTGTATTACCTGCTTTAGCTTACCAAGCTGGAGTTAATCAATCTTTTGCATTGTTCTTTGGTGGAACGTCTTTGCTTATTATGGTTGGAGTTGTATTAGATACTCTTCAACAGGTAAATTCTCACTTATTAAATCGTCATTATGATGGTTTGATGAAAAGTGGTAAATTAAGAGGAAAAGCTGAAATAGCTTAATTAATTAGAATATATGGCAAAGCAAGCAGCAATAGAACAAGATGGAACAATCATAGAGGCATTATCTAATGCTATGTTTCGCGTAGAGCTTCAAAATGGTCACATTGTGACAGCTCATATCTCAGGGAAAATGCGTATGCATTATATTAAGTTACTTCCCGGTGATAAAGTGAAATTAGAAATGTCTCCTTACGATTTGTCTAAAGCAAGAATTACTTATAGATACTAAGAACATTTTAGAATAAGATGAAAGTTAGAGCGTCAGTAAAAAAGAGAAGTCCTGAGTGTAAAATAGTGCGCAGAAAAGGACGTTTGTATGTTATTAACAAAAAGAATCCTCGTTTTAAACAACGTCAGGGATAATTTAAATTAGAAACAAAAGTCTATGGCACGTATTGCAGGGGTAGATTTACCTAAACATAAAAGAGGTGTAATAGGTCTTACTTATATCTATGGATTAGGTAGGAGTAATGCGAAAAGTATCTTAGCAGCTGCTGAAATCAGTGAAGATACTAAGGTTCAGGATTGGTCGGATGAGGAATTGTCAAAGATTCGTACACTAATTCAAACTGAGTATAAAGTTGAGGGAGAATTAAGATCAGAAGTTCAGTTGAATATCAAACGTCTTATGGATATAGGATGTTACAGAGGTATTCGTCACAGATCCGGTCTTCCATTAAGAGGACAGCATACGAAGAACAATTCAAGGACTCGAAAAGGTAAGAGAAAAACAGTTGCTAACAAAAAGAAAGCAACTAAATAATTATTAGGATATGGCGAAGTCTAATAAAGGCGCTAAGAAGCGTAAAGTTAAGGTTGAAACAGTTGGAGAAGCTCACGTTAGTTCTTCATTCAACAATATAATCATATCTTTAACGAATAAGAATGGTCAAGTGATATCTTGGTCGTCTGCAGGTAAGATGGGATTTAGAGGTTCGAAAAAGAATACTCCTTATGCAGCTCAGGTTGCAGCTGAAGATTGTGCAAAAATTGCTCATGAAGCTGGCTTGAGAAAAGTAAAAGTTTATGTTAAAGGACCTGGAAATGGGCGTGAGTCAGCAATCCGTTCTCTACACAACAGTGGAGTAGAAGTTATGGAGATTGTTGATGTTACTCCATTACCACACAATGGATGTCGTCCTCCAAAGCGCAGAAGAGTATAACTTTAAAGAATTAAAAGAAAAAGAAATGGCTAGATATAGAGGTCCAAAAACAAAAATTGCACGTAAATTTGGCGAAGCGATTTTTGGTGACGATAAGTCGTTTGAGAAAAGAAATTATCCTCCAGGACAGCATGGAGCTTCTAAGCGTAGAGGTAAGAAATCTGAATATGCTATCCAGTTGGAAGAAAAGCAAAAAGCTAAATATACTTACGGTATTTTAGAGAGACAATTCTCTAATTTATTTAAGAAAGCTTCTGCAAGTAAAGGAATTACCGGTGAGGTTCTTCTTCAACTTTGTGAAGCCAGATTAGATAACGTAGTGTATCGTTTAGGAATTGCTCCAAGTCGAAGAGCAGCACGTCAGCTGGTTTCTCACCGTCACATTACTGTAAACGGAGAGCTAGTTAACATTCCATCGTACAGCCTTAAGGCCGGAGATGAAGTTGCAGTTAGAGAGAAATCAAAATCTCTTGTGGTAGTTGATGATTCAATTGCCCAAAGACAAGATTCATATGAGTGGATGACTTGGAATTCTGAAACTAAATCAGGAAGGTTTGTTACTGTTCCTGAAAGAAGTCAGATTCCTGAAAACATTAAGGAGCATTTAATCGTTGAATTGTATTCTAAGTAATTGTAACTTTCAGACTAAATTAATTTATACTTATGGCAATTTTGAATTTCCAAAAGCCTGACAAGGTAATTTTGATTGAATCAAGTGAATTTGAAGGTCGATTTGAATTTCGCCCTTTAGAACCAGGTTTCGGTCTTACAGTAGGTAATGCACTAAGAAGAGTTCTTCTTTCTTCTCTTGAAGGATATGCTATTGCATCTGTGAAAATTGAAGGGGTAGAACATGAATTTTCTACAATCAAGGGAATTGTTGAAGATGTAACAGAAATCATCCTCAACCTAAAACAAATTCGTTTTAAACAACAAATAGAAGATGTAGATTCTGAAAATGTTTCTATTTCTATCTCAGGTCAGGATAAGATAGTTGCCGGGGATTTCCAAAGATTTATTTCTGGTTTCCAAGTACTAAATCCAGATTTAGTTATTTGTAACATGGATAAATCAGTGAAGTTCGATATGGAGCTGACTATCGAAAAAGGACGTGGATTTGTCCCTGCTGAGGAGAATAAAAGATCTTCTGCGGCAATAGGAACAATATTTGTTGATTCGATATTCACACCTATTCGTAACGTTAAATACGGAATCGAAAACTATCGTGTAGAGCAAAAAACCGATTACGAAAAATTGGTTCTTGACATTAAAACCGATGGTTCTATCTTACCTAAAGATGCTTTGACAGAAGCAGCTAAGATTTTGATTCACCATTTCATGTTATTTTCTGATGAAAGAATTACATTGGAAGCTGAGGAAATTGCGAAGACAGAAAATTACGATGAAGAATCGTTACACATGCGTCAACTTCTAAAAACGAAGTTGATTGATATGGATCTTTCTGTAAGAGCATTAAATTGTTTAAAAGCTGCTGAAGTTGATACTTTAGGAGAATTGGTTGCTTATAATAAATCTGATTTGATGAAATTCAGAAACTTTGGTAAAAAATCATTAACTGAACTTGAAGAGTTAGTTAATGTCAAAGGATTGAATTTCGGAATGGACTTAGCTAAGTATAAGTTAGAGAAAGAATAGTCGAGCAATCGACAAATATCATTTGATAGATGAGACACGGAAAGAAATTTAATCATTTAGGTAGAAAAACCGGACATAGAAAAGCTATGTTGTCAAACATGGCATGTTCACTGGTTGAGCACAAAAGAATTACTACCACTGTTGCAAAGGCAAGAGAGCTTAGAAAGTACGTTGAGCCTTTAATCACTAAATCAAAAGAAGATACTACTCACTCAAGACGTGTAGTGTTCTCATATTTGAAAAATAAATATGCAGTTGCTGAGTTATTTCGCGAGGTAGCAGCAAAAGTAGGTGATAGACCGGGTGGATATACGCGTATTATCAAGCTTGGAAATCGTCAGGGAGATAACGCTGAAATGGCGATGATCGAACTAGTTGATTTCAATGAGTTGTACAACGCAAAACAACCAGCTAAAAAAGCTAAATCTACAAGACGTGGTCGTAAAAAAGCTGAGAAAAGCGAAGAGCCGACTACAGAAGTAGAAAATAATGAAGAGAACTAGTGAAAATCTAGAGATATAATTAAAAAAGGATACCCTTATGTAAGGTTATCCTTTTTTTTGTGATTATATTTGCCAAACTTATTTTCAAAAGGAAAGAAATGAAGCTTAAGGATCGAAAAAAAGCAATCTTACTGTTAGAGGATGGTACTGTTTTTTACGGTAAATCTATTGGAATTGAAGGAACTGCAACCGGAGAAATCTGTTTTAATACAGGTATGACAGGTTATCAGGAAATCTTTACAGACCCTTCATATTTCGGTCAACTTATGGTTGCAACAAATGCTCATATAGGAAACTATGGAGTAAATAAAGAAGAAGTAGAGTCCGGTGACATGAAAATTGCCGGTTTAATATGCAAGAATTTTAGTGATGATTATTCTCGCCCGGCAGCAGATGGTTCAATAACGAATTATTTTGAAGAAGAAAATAAGGTAGCTATATCGGATGTAGATACCCGTGCATTAGTTCGTCATATTAGAGATAAGGGTGCTATGAATGCGATCATCTCAACTGATTGCGATAATATCACCGAATTAAAATCTAAATTGGAGTCGGTTCCTAGTATGGACGGTTTGGAATTAGCATCTAAAGTTTCTACTAAAGAACCTTATTTCTTTGGAGAAGAGGATGCTGCTTACAAAGTTGCTGTACTTGACTTAGGAGTAAAGAAAAATATTTTAAGAAACCTTGCATCACGCGATTGTTACTTGAAAGTTTTCCCTTATGATACTCCTTTGGAGGAAATGAAGAAGTGGAATCCCGATGGATATTTCCTTTCAAACGGACCCGGTGATCCGGAGCCACTGGCTAAAAGCCGTCAGGTAGCAACCGATGTATTGGATAATGATTATCCGTTATTCGGAATTTGTTTAGGTCACCAAATTATTTCTTTGGCCAATGGCGTTAGTACATATAAGATGCATAATGGCCACAGAGGAATTAATCATCCGGTGAAAAACTTAGCTACGGGAAAAGGAGAAATTACTTCTCAAAATCACGGTTTTGTTATTAAAAGAGAGGATGTAGATAAGAACGATAATATCGAGATTACTCACTTGCATTTGAATGACGATACCGTAGCAGGAATACGAATCAAGGATAAAAACTGTTTCTCAGTTCAATATCACCCGGAGGCAGCTCCTGGACCAAATGATTCTACTTACCTGTTTGATCAATTTGTGGAAAATATACGTAAACATAAAAATTAGAAAAATGAGTATTATTTCAAGTATTCATGCGAGACAAATCCTTGATTCCAGAGGGAATCCTACAATCGAAGTAGATGTAGTTACTGAGAATGGAGTATTAGGACGCGCTGCTGTACCATCTGGTGCATCAACAGGAGAGTCTGAAGCTGTTGAGCTTCGCGATGGTGGTGATTTATACATGGGAAAAGGCGTAATGAATGCCGTTAAGAATGTAAATGAAATCATTGCAGAGGAATTAGTTGGATTCTCAATATTCGAGCAAAATTTGATCGATAAGATCATGATCGAAATTGATGGAACTCACAATAAAGCTAAATTAGGGGCAAATGCTATTTTAGGTGTTTCTTTAGCAGTTGCTAAAGCTGCTGCAAATGAGCTTGGTTTGCCATTGTTCCGTTATGTTGGAGGGGTTAGTGCAAACACACTTCCCGTTCCAATGATGAACATAATCAACGGTGGATCTCACTCTGATGCTCCTATTGCATTTCAGGAGTTTATGATTATGCCGGTTGTTGCTGATTCTTTCTCTACGGCTATACGTATGGGAACTGAAATTTTCCATAACCTTAAGAAGCTACTTCACAATCGTGGTTTAAGTACTGCAGTTGGTGATGAAGGTGGATTTGCTCCAAATCTTGATGGGACTGAAGATGCTATTGAAAGTATTATGAAAGCTATCGAAATGGCTGGTTATAAGCCTGGAGAAGAAGTTAAGATAGCAATGGATGCTGCTGCTTCAGAATTCTTTAAAGATGGAGTATATGATTATGCATTGTTCGAAGGAGATAAAGGAGTTAAGCGTACTTCAAAAGAGCAGGCTGAATACCTTGATCAATTAGTAGATAAATATCCTATCATTTCTATCGAAGATGGTATGGATGAGAAAGATTGGGATGGTTGGAAAATGCATACTGAACTTTCTGGTAAGAAAACTCAAATTGTTGGTGATGATTTATTCGTAACTAATGTTGAGCTTCTTGAAAAAGGAATTAATGCAGATACTGCAAATTCTATTTTGATTAAAGTTAACCAGATAGGTACTTTAACTGAAACTATCGCTGCTGTTGAGATGGCTCACCGTGCAGGTTATACTTCAGTGATGAGTCACCGTTCAGGAGAAACTGAAGATAATACAATTGCTGATTTAGCTGTAGCATTAAATTGTGGTCAGATTAAGACAGGATCTGCTTCAAGATCTGATCGTATGGCTAAATACAATCAATTAATTAGAATTGAGGAAATGTTAGGCGAAACTGCTTATTTCCCCGGATTAAAAGCATTCAAAGCTAAAAACTAGTTATTGAATAAATATATTTAAAAAACCATCTCATTTTGAGATGGTTTTTTTACGTGTATATTTTTTATATCAACCTGTATTCAAATATAAGGTTAGGTGGTTAGATAGGTTAGGTGTACTTATTAGTTTTGGTGAAAATCTGCAATAACAAAGGTCATTATTGAGTATTTTCACAAAAATTTTCTTTGAAACTTATGTGCAAATATCATATCCTGTACTATTTCACTATTAAATATTATAGGATAGTTAAGTTTTAGTATATCCTTTTTATTGAAGTCGAGTTTTAATGCTTCACGTAATAAATCAATAGCCTCTAAATCTTTGTCCTTTTTGAATAAACAGCCGGTTAACCTATATAGTATTTCTGCATTTTTTGGGAAGTAAGCCAAAGACTTTAGTAATAACTCAATGGCATCATCTTCATAGCCTAATGTTTTTAATAATATGGCATATTCTATCCATATTTCAGAATCTTCTACTTCTAAGGATATCAGGTTTTCATAGATGTTTTCTGCAGCTTCATAATTAGAAAGTTTTAGAAATAATCTGGCCAGTAAACTATTAAAATCTTTATTGTCGAACTCTATTTCTACAGCTTTTTCTGCGAATTCCAACGCTTGTTCCGGCTGTGAGTTATTATTGTAAGTTACAGCTATTTTATGCCATGCTTTTCCGTACATAGGATCTTCATGAATGGCTTTAAAATAGTTTGTCAATGCATTTTCACTATCACCAATCTTAGCATAAGCATCCCCCAGTCTGTAGTAGGCCCATGCTGTAGGATCAGCTATTTTAAGCGACATTTTATAGATGTCTATTGCCTCGTGGTGTCTGTCAGTCGCTTCCAAACAGGTTGCTTTTTCGAAAAATGCACCTAAAAAGGCATCATCAACTAAAGTAGCATAATCAAAAGCCCAAATAGCATTTTCGTACTTTTCAAGGGCTTTATATTGTATTCCTAACTGGTGCCATGCAATTTGACTGTAAGGATTTTTGTCGATATACTTATTCAGAAACTGTATAGCCTTATCGGGCTGATTCAATAATTCATAACAATATGTACTGTTGTATAGAGCAGCCTCATCATAAACGTCCTCGTCTAATATTTTTAGAAAAAATTGTAGGGCTTTGTTAAGTTGGTCAATTTGGATTAATTCTACACCAATCTTAGAAAGTAATTCTAATTTTTCGTCTGTGTAAACAAGAGCTTTTTGTAGATGTAATATTCCTTCAACAGGATTTTCCTGATGTATTAATATGTCTCCTTTTAACTCGTTAGCCTCAGAGTTATTTGTGTCTATTTCCAGTATATAGTCAATCTCTTTTTCTGCTTCTTCAAAGTTATTGGTTTCAAATAGCCAGTCTGCTTTTCTAATACTGATAGAGGTAGAGTTAGGATGCTGGATTAGAGCATTGTTAATTGCTTTTTCAGCCTTTTGAGTCTCGTTTTGGTCTAAGAAAAAATCAATGATTTCGATAAATTCATGAGTGTCGAAATACTTTAAATTACCGGAAGAAAAGCTAGACTCAAATTCATCTGCTAAACTCTTTCTTTCATCGTCCATATTATATCCCATATTCTCTAAATTCTAAATTTTTCTCAATTATAAAAATAGGACAAACTAACACTTGTACTAAATTTGTCGCAATTTATTATCAACATAGTAATTAACAAATTCTATATGATAAAAGTGAGTTTTTTATTATTAGCAAAAGGTTATCTTTGCTCTCTTAACATTATTTGAAAAGATATAATATGGCACTTATAAAATCTATTTCTGGAATAAGGGGAACAATAGGAGGAGAAGTTGGAGAAAACCTTACACCCGTTGATGTCGTTAAATTTGCGGCTTCGTATGCAACATGGTTAAAACGAAATTCCGATAAAACGGAATTGCGTGTAGCTGTAGGTAGGGATGCCAGAATTTCGGGCGAAATTGTTCAGAATCTGGTTGTATCTACTTTACAAAGTGTCGGGTTAGATGTTCTTGATCTGGGGTTATCAACAACGCCGACAGTTGAAATGGCAGTTATTTTAGAAAAGACTGATGGAGGAATTATCCTTACGGCATCTCATAATCCTAAAGAATGGAATGCTCTAAAATTACTCAATGAAAAAGGTGAGTTTTTAAGTGGTAGTGATGGTCAGAAAATTCTTGAAATTGCCGAAAATGACGATTTCGATTTTGTTTCAGTCGACAATTTAGGTTCAATTGAAAAAGATGATTCATATATCCAAAAACATATAGATGAAATTCTAAAGTTAGGATTAGTGAATAAAAAGGCTATTGAGAAAGCTAATTTTAAAGTAGTAGTTGATGGAGTAAATTCTACCGGAGGAATTTCAATACCACAAACATTAAGAGCTTTGGGGGTTAAAGATGTTGTTGAATTATATTGTACGCCTAATGGGCATTTCCCTCATAACCCTGAGCCTTTAAAAGAAAATCTGACTGAAATTTCGGAACTGGTAATAAAAGAAAAGGCTGATATAGGAATAGTAGTTGATCCTGATGTTGACCGTTTAGCTGTTGTTTCTGAAGATGGATCTATGTTTGGTGAAGAATACACTTTAGTAGCAGTAGCAGATTATATACTTTCTAAGACAAATGGAAATACTGTTTCAAATTTATCATCATCA harbors:
- the secY gene encoding preprotein translocase subunit SecY — its product is MKNLIETLKNIWKIEDLRQRILITVGFLLVYRFGSYIPLPGINPGELSALHAQTSDGLLGLLNAFTGGAFANASILALGIMPYISASIVVQLMGMAVPYLAKLQKEGESGRKKINQITRWLTIGITLVQAPGYITNLKAQLPPQAFLLNDGLFWFSGIVILVAGTVFTMWLGEKITDKGIGNGISLIIMVGIMARFPQSIAQEFVDKVEAAGGGLVILLVEAVFWMLVILVSILLVQGTRRIPVQYARRSVASSSKFNMGGAVGARQYIPLKVNAAGVMPIIFAQAIMFIPVSLFGLVQSDSMQGMVAIFSNINGLWYNLVFGLLIVLFTYFYTAITVPTNQMADDIKRNGGFVPGIKPGKDTSDYLDTIMSRITLPGSLFLALIAVLPALAYQAGVNQSFALFFGGTSLLIMVGVVLDTLQQVNSHLLNRHYDGLMKSGKLRGKAEIA
- the infA gene encoding translation initiation factor IF-1; protein product: MAKQAAIEQDGTIIEALSNAMFRVELQNGHIVTAHISGKMRMHYIKLLPGDKVKLEMSPYDLSKARITYRY
- the ykgO gene encoding type B 50S ribosomal protein L36, which codes for MKVRASVKKRSPECKIVRRKGRLYVINKKNPRFKQRQG
- the rpsM gene encoding 30S ribosomal protein S13; the protein is MARIAGVDLPKHKRGVIGLTYIYGLGRSNAKSILAAAEISEDTKVQDWSDEELSKIRTLIQTEYKVEGELRSEVQLNIKRLMDIGCYRGIRHRSGLPLRGQHTKNNSRTRKGKRKTVANKKKATK
- the rpsK gene encoding 30S ribosomal protein S11, with translation MAKSNKGAKKRKVKVETVGEAHVSSSFNNIIISLTNKNGQVISWSSAGKMGFRGSKKNTPYAAQVAAEDCAKIAHEAGLRKVKVYVKGPGNGRESAIRSLHNSGVEVMEIVDVTPLPHNGCRPPKRRRV
- the rpsD gene encoding 30S ribosomal protein S4, with translation MARYRGPKTKIARKFGEAIFGDDKSFEKRNYPPGQHGASKRRGKKSEYAIQLEEKQKAKYTYGILERQFSNLFKKASASKGITGEVLLQLCEARLDNVVYRLGIAPSRRAARQLVSHRHITVNGELVNIPSYSLKAGDEVAVREKSKSLVVVDDSIAQRQDSYEWMTWNSETKSGRFVTVPERSQIPENIKEHLIVELYSK
- a CDS encoding DNA-directed RNA polymerase subunit alpha, yielding MAILNFQKPDKVILIESSEFEGRFEFRPLEPGFGLTVGNALRRVLLSSLEGYAIASVKIEGVEHEFSTIKGIVEDVTEIILNLKQIRFKQQIEDVDSENVSISISGQDKIVAGDFQRFISGFQVLNPDLVICNMDKSVKFDMELTIEKGRGFVPAEENKRSSAAIGTIFVDSIFTPIRNVKYGIENYRVEQKTDYEKLVLDIKTDGSILPKDALTEAAKILIHHFMLFSDERITLEAEEIAKTENYDEESLHMRQLLKTKLIDMDLSVRALNCLKAAEVDTLGELVAYNKSDLMKFRNFGKKSLTELEELVNVKGLNFGMDLAKYKLEKE
- the rplQ gene encoding 50S ribosomal protein L17, which gives rise to MRHGKKFNHLGRKTGHRKAMLSNMACSLVEHKRITTTVAKARELRKYVEPLITKSKEDTTHSRRVVFSYLKNKYAVAELFREVAAKVGDRPGGYTRIIKLGNRQGDNAEMAMIELVDFNELYNAKQPAKKAKSTRRGRKKAEKSEEPTTEVENNEEN
- the carA gene encoding glutamine-hydrolyzing carbamoyl-phosphate synthase small subunit, whose product is MKLKDRKKAILLLEDGTVFYGKSIGIEGTATGEICFNTGMTGYQEIFTDPSYFGQLMVATNAHIGNYGVNKEEVESGDMKIAGLICKNFSDDYSRPAADGSITNYFEEENKVAISDVDTRALVRHIRDKGAMNAIISTDCDNITELKSKLESVPSMDGLELASKVSTKEPYFFGEEDAAYKVAVLDLGVKKNILRNLASRDCYLKVFPYDTPLEEMKKWNPDGYFLSNGPGDPEPLAKSRQVATDVLDNDYPLFGICLGHQIISLANGVSTYKMHNGHRGINHPVKNLATGKGEITSQNHGFVIKREDVDKNDNIEITHLHLNDDTVAGIRIKDKNCFSVQYHPEAAPGPNDSTYLFDQFVENIRKHKN
- the eno gene encoding phosphopyruvate hydratase translates to MSIISSIHARQILDSRGNPTIEVDVVTENGVLGRAAVPSGASTGESEAVELRDGGDLYMGKGVMNAVKNVNEIIAEELVGFSIFEQNLIDKIMIEIDGTHNKAKLGANAILGVSLAVAKAAANELGLPLFRYVGGVSANTLPVPMMNIINGGSHSDAPIAFQEFMIMPVVADSFSTAIRMGTEIFHNLKKLLHNRGLSTAVGDEGGFAPNLDGTEDAIESIMKAIEMAGYKPGEEVKIAMDAAASEFFKDGVYDYALFEGDKGVKRTSKEQAEYLDQLVDKYPIISIEDGMDEKDWDGWKMHTELSGKKTQIVGDDLFVTNVELLEKGINADTANSILIKVNQIGTLTETIAAVEMAHRAGYTSVMSHRSGETEDNTIADLAVALNCGQIKTGSASRSDRMAKYNQLIRIEEMLGETAYFPGLKAFKAKN
- a CDS encoding tetratricopeptide repeat protein — encoded protein: MGYNMDDERKSLADEFESSFSSGNLKYFDTHEFIEIIDFFLDQNETQKAEKAINNALIQHPNSTSISIRKADWLFETNNFEEAEKEIDYILEIDTNNSEANELKGDILIHQENPVEGILHLQKALVYTDEKLELLSKIGVELIQIDQLNKALQFFLKILDEDVYDEAALYNSTYCYELLNQPDKAIQFLNKYIDKNPYSQIAWHQLGIQYKALEKYENAIWAFDYATLVDDAFLGAFFEKATCLEATDRHHEAIDIYKMSLKIADPTAWAYYRLGDAYAKIGDSENALTNYFKAIHEDPMYGKAWHKIAVTYNNNSQPEQALEFAEKAVEIEFDNKDFNSLLARLFLKLSNYEAAENIYENLISLEVEDSEIWIEYAILLKTLGYEDDAIELLLKSLAYFPKNAEILYRLTGCLFKKDKDLEAIDLLREALKLDFNKKDILKLNYPIIFNSEIVQDMIFAHKFQRKFL
- the glmM gene encoding phosphoglucosamine mutase — its product is MALIKSISGIRGTIGGEVGENLTPVDVVKFAASYATWLKRNSDKTELRVAVGRDARISGEIVQNLVVSTLQSVGLDVLDLGLSTTPTVEMAVILEKTDGGIILTASHNPKEWNALKLLNEKGEFLSGSDGQKILEIAENDDFDFVSVDNLGSIEKDDSYIQKHIDEILKLGLVNKKAIEKANFKVVVDGVNSTGGISIPQTLRALGVKDVVELYCTPNGHFPHNPEPLKENLTEISELVIKEKADIGIVVDPDVDRLAVVSEDGSMFGEEYTLVAVADYILSKTNGNTVSNLSSSRALRDVTKNHGSLHNASAVGEVNVVELMKSTDAVIGGEGNGGIIYPELHYGRDSLVGVALFLSHLAEKNISCTELKSEYPEYFMSKNKIQLTPEIDVDNILMKIEGKYKSEEVSTVDGVKIDFDNQWVHMRKSNTEPIIRIYTEAKSQEKADKLAERFLGELATIAGIL